A region from the Gossypium hirsutum isolate 1008001.06 chromosome A08, Gossypium_hirsutum_v2.1, whole genome shotgun sequence genome encodes:
- the LOC107926137 gene encoding probable 1-deoxy-D-xylulose-5-phosphate synthase 2, chloroplastic gives MASSILRTSFLPLHQSQDGYNSISSFHRKCRFNRVTAAQFETGNANYERNTMDKRGQQTTRTERLLNFSGEKPSTPLLNTINHPIHMKNLSIEELGKLADELREEVVYTVSNTGGHLSSNLGVAELTVALHYVFDTPVDKILWDVGHQSYPHKILTGRRSRMHLIRQTCGLAGFPKREESIHDAFGAGHSSTSISAGLGMAVGRDLLGKNNHVISVIGDGAMTAGMAYEAMNNAGYLDSNLIIILNDNKQVSLPTATVDGPAPPVGALSKALTKLQSCREFRQLREAAKGITKQIGGQTHETAAKFDSYMRGVGGGSGASLFEELGLYYIGPVDGHSVEDLVYVLNEVRSMPAPGPVLIHVITEKGKGYAPAEVAPDKMHGVVKFDPKSGKQMKSKSETCSYTKYFAESLIAEAEEDDKIVGIHAAMGGGTGLSLFQKRFPDRCFDVGIAEQHAVTFAAGLASEGLKPFCAIYSSFLQRGFDQVAHDVDLQKLPVRFAMDRAGLVGADGPTHCGAFDTTFMACLPNMVVMAPSDETELMHMVATAAAIDDRPSCFRHPRGNGIGTILPPNNKGTTLEIGKGRILREGSGKVAILGYGTIVQSCMKAAEQLQMLGISVTVADARFCKPIDGDLLRQLAREHEILITAEEGSIGGFSTHFSHFLCLNGLLDGKLKWRPMILPDKYIDHGSQKDQIEEAGLSSKHIAATVLSTLGHTRGGVRQLDLID, from the exons ATGGCTTCTTCTATTTTAAGAACAAGTTTTCTTCCTTTACACCAATCCCAAGATGGATATAATTCCATTTCTAGCTTCCATCGCAAG TGTCGATTCAATAGAGTTACAGCAGCTCAGTTTGAAACGGGGAATGCAAACTATGAAAGGAACACCATGGATAAACGTGGACAACAAACAACAAGAACCGAAAGGTTGCTTAATTTCTCAGGAGAAAAACCGTCTACTCCACTTCTTAATACCATAAACCATCCCATTCATATGAAGAATCTTTCCATTGag GAGCTTGGGAAGTTAGCTGATGAGCTACGAGAAGAGGTGGTTTACACAGTGTCAAACACTGGTGGGCATCTCAGTTCAAACCTTGGGGTGGCTGAGCTAACAGTGGCACTTCACTATGTTTTCGACACTCCTGTGGATAAGATACTTTGGGATGTTGGGCATCAG TCCTACCCGCATAAGATTTTAACCGGTAGAAGATCGAGGATGCATTTGATTCGACAAACATGTGGATTAGCAGGGTTTCCGAAAAGGGAAGAGAGCATTCATGATGCCTTTGGAGCTGGCCATAGTTCTACTAGCATTTCTGCTGGTTTAG GAATGGCAGTTGGGAGAGACTTGTTAGGGAAGAACAATCATGTAATTTCAGTAATAGGTGATGGAGCAATGACTGCTGGAATGGCATATGAAGCAATGAACAACGCTGGTTATCTTGACTCAAATCTCATTATCATCTTGAATGATAATAAACAAGTTTCGTTGCCGACCGCCACAGTCGATGGTCCGGCTCCTCCAGTGGGAGCTCTTAGCAAAGCTTTAACAAAGCTGCAATCATGCAGGGAGTTTCGTCAACTACGCGAAGCCGCAAAG GGTATCACAAAGCAAATAGGTGGACAGACACATGAAACCGCTGCCAAATTCGATTCCTACATGAGAGGAGTTGGTGGTGGTTCAGGGGCTAGCCTATTTGAAGAACTAGGACTATACTACATAGGACCAGTGGATGGTCACAGTGTAGAAGACCTTGTTTACGTGTTAAATGAAGTTAGATCAATGCCAGCCCCAGGGCCTGTTCTCATTCATGTCATTACCGAGAAGGGAAAAGGCTATGCCCCTGCTGAGGTTGCACCAGATAAAATGCATG GGGTTGTGAAATTCGATCCAAAGTCCGGAAAACAAATGAAGAGCAAGTCGGAAACATGTTCGTATACTAAGTACTTTGCAGAGTCTTTAATAGCTGAAgcagaagaagatgataaaatagtGGGAATCCATGCCGCCATGGGTGGAGGAACCGGGCTTTCTTTATTCCAAAAACGATTCCCGGATCGATGTTTCGATGTCGGGATAGCTGAACAACATGCTGTTACTTTTGCTGCTGGTCTAGCTTCTGAAGGGCTCAAACCATTTTGTGCCATTTACTCTTCATTCCTACAAAGAGGATTCGATCAA GTTGCTCATGATGTTGATCTCCAAAAGCTACCAGTGAGATTTGCAATGGACAGGGCTGGCCTAGTGGGTGCAGATGGACCGACCCATTGCGGTGCATTTGACACTACTTTCATGGCATGTTTACCTAATATGGTGGTAATGGCACCTTCGGACGAAACTGAGCTCATGCACATGGTGGCCACAGCAGCCGCCATCGATGATCGTCCTAGCTGCTTTAGGCACCCCAGAGGCAATGGCATCGGCACCATTCTCCCACCAAACAACAAAGGAACAACGTTAGAG ATTGGGAAGGGAAGAATACTAAGAGAAGGAAGTGGCAAGGTGGCCATTTTGGGGTATGGAACAATAGTACAAAGTTGTATGAAAGCAGCCGAGCAGTTACAAATGCTTGGCATCTCTGTAACGGTGGCGGATGCTCGTTTCTGTAAGCCAATTGACGGAGATTTACTGAGACAACTAGCTCGAGAACATGAGATATTGATCACCGCAGAAGAAGGATCAATCGGAGGGTTCAGCACCCACTTTTCTCATTTCTTATGCTTGAATGGACTACTAGATGGCAAGCTTAAG TGGAGGCCAATGATACTACCAGATAAATACATTGACCATGGATCtcaaaaggatcaaattgaagaGGCAGGGCTAAGCTCAAAGCATATTGCCGCCACAGTTTTGTCTACGTTGGGTCACACTAGGGGAGGTGTCCGCCAGCTCGACCTTATAGATTGA